A DNA window from Oenanthe melanoleuca isolate GR-GAL-2019-014 chromosome 11, OMel1.0, whole genome shotgun sequence contains the following coding sequences:
- the LOC130257652 gene encoding protein C19orf12 homolog isoform X1, giving the protein MASLSQMLRNLADQVAVHTELVAVQLRQKKLSPHILLYHHIMSTMIQTAAGLGLAEMPIRADDVMKLLSHVAQVKGMKAAVTHSGRGALLTGASAFVGGMLGGPPGIAVGGAVGGLIGCITSGQFKSVPQILLELPAAEKQKLCTEAMAVVKNLNWMDAAQLIALVMSNSALTEKVIGVLTTYLTNELKAQIKYVE; this is encoded by the exons ATGGCCAGTCTTTCACAGATGCTTCGTAATTTAGCAGACCAG GTTGCAGTACATACAGAGCTTGTTGCTGTACAGTTGAGACAGAAGAAATTGTCACCTCACATTCTTCTTTATCACCACATAATGTCCACCATGATACAGACAGCTGCAG GACTAGGACTGGCCGAGATGCCGATCCGTGCTGATGATGTGATGAAGCTGCTCAGCCACGTTGCCCAGGTGAAGGGCATGAAGGCTGCAGTGACACACTCTGGCCGGGGAGCACTGCTGACAGGTGCATCAGCCTTTGTGGGAGGGATGCTGGGAGGCCCACCTGGAATCGCTGTAG GAGGAGCAGTGGGTGGACTGATTGGATGTATAACTTCTGGACAGTTCAAGTCAGTGCCTCAGATTTTACTGGAATTGCCTGCTGCTGAGAAGCAGAAACTCTGTACTGAAGCCATGGCTGTTGTCAAGAACCTAAACTGGATGGATGCTGCTCAGCTGATTGCTCTTGTAATGTCAAATTCTGCTCTCACAGAGAAGGTAATAGGAGTGCTGACCACTTACCTTACCAATGAGctaaaagcacaaataaaatatGTAGAATAA
- the LOC130257653 gene encoding protein C19orf12 homolog — protein MPSRVDDVMKLLNRVAEERGMMDVWTNCRRGALLTGGSAVVGGLLIGPPGFVVGALVGGLLSWRKSGEFKTAYQILLEFTATERQKLCMEVMAIVTEFDWNDASDLIRLVMKNPTVLKEVTGVLNTHLSNKLKA, from the exons ATGCCGAGCCGTGTTGATGATGTGATGAAGCTGCTCAACCGGGTTGCCGAGGAGAGGGGCATGATGGATGTTTGGACAAACTGTCGCCGGGGAGCACTGCTGACAGGCGGATCAGCTGTTGTGGGTGGGTTGCTGATAGGCCCACCTGGATTCGTTGTAG GAGCACTAGTGGGTGGATTGCTTTCATGGAGGAAATCTGGAGAGTTCAAGACAGCCTATCAGATTTTACTGGAATTTACTGCTACTGAGAGGCAGAAACTCTGTATGGAAGTCATGGCTATTGTCACGGAATTTGACTGGAATGATGCTTCTGACCTGATACGTCTTGTAATGAAAAATCCCACTGTCCTGAAGGAGGTGACAGGAGTGCTGAACACTCACCTTAGCAATAAGCtaaaagcataa
- the LOC130257652 gene encoding protein C19orf12 homolog isoform X2: MSTMIQTAAGLGLAEMPIRADDVMKLLSHVAQVKGMKAAVTHSGRGALLTGASAFVGGMLGGPPGIAVGGAVGGLIGCITSGQFKSVPQILLELPAAEKQKLCTEAMAVVKNLNWMDAAQLIALVMSNSALTEKVIGVLTTYLTNELKAQIKYVE, encoded by the exons ATGTCCACCATGATACAGACAGCTGCAG GACTAGGACTGGCCGAGATGCCGATCCGTGCTGATGATGTGATGAAGCTGCTCAGCCACGTTGCCCAGGTGAAGGGCATGAAGGCTGCAGTGACACACTCTGGCCGGGGAGCACTGCTGACAGGTGCATCAGCCTTTGTGGGAGGGATGCTGGGAGGCCCACCTGGAATCGCTGTAG GAGGAGCAGTGGGTGGACTGATTGGATGTATAACTTCTGGACAGTTCAAGTCAGTGCCTCAGATTTTACTGGAATTGCCTGCTGCTGAGAAGCAGAAACTCTGTACTGAAGCCATGGCTGTTGTCAAGAACCTAAACTGGATGGATGCTGCTCAGCTGATTGCTCTTGTAATGTCAAATTCTGCTCTCACAGAGAAGGTAATAGGAGTGCTGACCACTTACCTTACCAATGAGctaaaagcacaaataaaatatGTAGAATAA